In the genome of Candidatus Amarolinea dominans, one region contains:
- a CDS encoding MATE family efflux transporter yields the protein MAWAAARPIFSAQFWGRGDVKNVRSILGLALLLAVGGSVVFTLAAQLAPTFLLRLYSNDPAVIALGSGYLRLAALSYIPTGISAMFGIILRSTGHVRTPMAVSIGALGFKTALSYVLIFGLLGLPALGVNGAAYALTVARILECVVLLFLTYQHDLPAAARLRELVSIKRPLLTQFMRTSMPVIIGEIIWSLGITVYAGIYARISTESIAAYNIASTIEGVAFVPFIGLGNAAAILIGQRIGAGDLDAARRFAGRFVRLSVGGALLTGLLMALVARPVLGWYRISPQAQADALGILFVMSVVLAVKAGNMMMVVGVLRSGGDTRFALLADTGPMWTIGVPLALLGSFVLHLPIYWVVLMVMSEEVVKFAISLWRVLSGRWVNEVVKAL from the coding sequence TTGGCGTGGGCAGCGGCGCGGCCAATCTTTTCGGCCCAGTTCTGGGGCCGCGGCGATGTGAAAAACGTGCGCAGTATCCTGGGCCTGGCCCTGCTGCTGGCCGTGGGCGGCAGTGTCGTCTTCACCCTGGCTGCACAACTGGCGCCCACCTTTCTGCTGCGCCTCTATTCCAACGACCCGGCCGTCATCGCCCTGGGCAGTGGTTATCTGCGCCTGGCCGCGCTCAGCTACATCCCCACCGGCATCAGCGCCATGTTCGGCATCATCCTGCGCAGCACCGGCCATGTGCGCACGCCGATGGCCGTCAGCATCGGCGCCCTGGGTTTCAAGACCGCGCTCAGTTATGTCCTCATTTTCGGCTTACTCGGGCTGCCGGCCCTGGGGGTCAACGGCGCGGCCTACGCGCTGACCGTGGCGCGCATCCTGGAGTGCGTCGTCTTGCTGTTCCTGACCTACCAGCACGATCTGCCGGCCGCGGCGCGGCTGCGCGAACTGGTCTCCATCAAGCGACCCCTGCTCACCCAGTTCATGCGCACCTCCATGCCGGTCATCATCGGCGAGATCATCTGGTCGCTCGGCATCACCGTCTACGCGGGCATCTACGCCCGCATCAGCACCGAATCCATCGCGGCCTACAACATCGCAAGCACCATCGAGGGCGTGGCCTTCGTGCCGTTCATCGGCCTGGGCAACGCGGCTGCCATCCTGATCGGTCAACGCATCGGCGCCGGGGACCTCGACGCGGCGCGGCGTTTTGCCGGGCGCTTTGTGCGGCTATCGGTTGGCGGCGCCCTGCTCACCGGCTTGCTCATGGCCCTGGTCGCACGCCCTGTGCTGGGCTGGTACCGCATTTCCCCACAGGCGCAAGCCGACGCCCTGGGTATCCTGTTCGTCATGTCCGTGGTGCTGGCGGTCAAGGCCGGCAACATGATGATGGTCGTGGGCGTCCTGCGCAGCGGCGGCGACACCCGCTTCGCCCTGCTGGCCGATACAGGCCCCATGTGGACCATCGGCGTGCCACTGGCTCTGCTCGGTTCGTTCGTCCTGCACCTGCCCATCTACTGGGTTGTACTGATGGTGATGAGCGAAGAAGTCGTCAAGTTCGCCATCAGCCTGTGGCGCGTCTTATCAGGGCGCTGGGTCAACGAAGTGGTGAAGGCGTTGTAG
- the arfB gene encoding aminoacyl-tRNA hydrolase — MSTASNVVSSDSIQIAEGLSILSIPLSELSFRFSRSGGPGGQHVNRTETRVELLFDVGQSPSLNDGQRQRLLARLGGSLDSEGVLHIVSSLTRSQLDNRADTVARLQVVLRRALHRPRHRVATRPSRSSREQRLHSKRQHSQRKQTRGRVDTED, encoded by the coding sequence ATGTCAACCGCAAGTAACGTCGTGTCCTCTGATTCGATTCAGATCGCGGAGGGCCTTTCCATCCTTTCCATCCCGCTGAGCGAGCTTAGCTTTCGCTTCAGCCGCAGCGGCGGCCCTGGCGGTCAGCACGTCAACCGCACGGAAACCCGCGTGGAGCTGCTGTTCGATGTGGGCCAATCGCCCAGCCTGAATGACGGGCAGCGCCAACGATTGCTCGCGCGCCTGGGTGGTTCGCTCGACAGCGAAGGCGTGCTGCACATCGTCTCCTCGCTCACCCGTAGCCAGCTCGACAACCGGGCCGACACCGTGGCCCGCCTTCAGGTTGTCCTGCGCCGCGCCCTCCATCGTCCCCGTCACCGCGTGGCCACCCGCCCCAGTCGCTCGTCGCGCGAGCAGCGCTTGCACTCGAAACGTCAGCACAGCCAACGCAAGCAAACCAGGGGCCGGGTTGACACTGAGGATTGA
- a CDS encoding DUF58 domain-containing protein, whose amino-acid sequence MKQETTSRLTMPSRTPLALIALLLALQLVTPSVVWTILLVGLATTLGLCFAWLHRLATDVSLTRRQRGAWVVAGDALEEMWELVNRGALPVLAAEIVDHSTLPAYTANRVMAAGPSAITAWHTTAICQQRGLFTLGPWDVIMSDPFGLFTLTQHYALTQSILVYPRVVSLPPLELPRGGASGRARATRKALESDLTVASVRPWAPGDSLRRVAWGITAHRDALMVREFDQEPAGNLWIVADLDAAVQVGQGLDGTEEFAIVLAASLAAHWLRRNRAVGIVAFGREPLLLPPQRGEAQLWRILHSLAASDTSPAWPLARTLTAIRSSLGHGITLAVITPTTQADWLPAFLLLQARGVAPAAILLDAASFAEPPAPTPGAATLALRATLARQGITTHLLDRHLARRPLITYRRTRTDLRTLATGRVISRDVVEEV is encoded by the coding sequence ATGAAGCAAGAGACAACTTCTCGCCTGACCATGCCCTCTCGCACACCGCTGGCGTTGATCGCGCTGCTGCTCGCCTTGCAGCTCGTGACGCCCTCGGTCGTGTGGACGATTCTGCTGGTCGGGTTGGCAACCACGCTTGGCCTGTGCTTCGCCTGGCTGCACCGGCTGGCGACCGATGTCAGCTTGACCCGGCGTCAGCGCGGCGCCTGGGTGGTAGCCGGGGACGCGCTGGAGGAGATGTGGGAACTGGTCAACCGTGGCGCCCTGCCCGTACTGGCCGCAGAAATCGTAGATCATTCGACCCTGCCCGCGTATACGGCCAACCGGGTGATGGCGGCCGGCCCCAGCGCAATCACCGCGTGGCACACCACCGCGATTTGCCAGCAGCGCGGCCTCTTCACCCTTGGCCCCTGGGACGTCATCATGTCCGACCCCTTTGGCCTGTTTACCCTCACCCAACACTATGCCCTCACTCAATCCATCCTGGTCTATCCGCGGGTGGTCAGCCTGCCGCCGTTAGAACTGCCGCGCGGTGGCGCCAGTGGCCGCGCCCGCGCCACGCGTAAAGCCCTGGAAAGCGATCTGACGGTCGCCAGTGTGCGCCCCTGGGCGCCAGGCGACAGCCTGCGCCGCGTGGCCTGGGGCATCACCGCGCACCGTGACGCCTTGATGGTGCGCGAGTTCGACCAGGAGCCGGCCGGCAACCTCTGGATCGTGGCCGATCTCGATGCTGCGGTGCAGGTGGGCCAGGGCCTGGATGGCACCGAGGAGTTCGCCATCGTCCTGGCTGCATCCCTGGCTGCCCATTGGCTGCGCCGCAATCGGGCCGTCGGTATCGTGGCTTTTGGCCGGGAACCGCTCCTGCTGCCACCTCAGCGCGGCGAGGCGCAGCTCTGGCGCATCCTGCACAGCCTGGCCGCCAGCGACACCTCGCCGGCCTGGCCCCTGGCGCGCACGCTGACAGCGATACGCAGCAGCCTGGGGCACGGCATCACCCTGGCCGTCATCACCCCGACCACGCAGGCCGACTGGCTGCCGGCCTTTCTGCTCCTGCAGGCCCGCGGCGTCGCGCCCGCGGCCATTCTGCTCGATGCCGCTTCATTTGCAGAACCGCCTGCGCCAACTCCGGGCGCCGCCACCCTGGCCTTGCGTGCCACCCTGGCGCGCCAGGGCATCACCACGCATCTGCTCGATCGGCATCTGGCGCGGCGCCCGCTCATCACCTACCGCCGCACGCGCACTGATCTGCGCACCCTGGCTACCGGCCGCGTCATCAGTCGTGACGTGGTGGAGGAGGTCTGA
- a CDS encoding PAS domain-containing sensor histidine kinase has protein sequence MLQESQIVANLGSYLLDIASGLWTSSEVLDTIFGIEKAYQRSVSGWVALIHPEDRQAVSDYFMHEVIEKRAYFDRTYRIIRQNDGAPRWVHGLGKLEFDAESRPVVMYGTIQDITERKQAEQRAFELALERERIALLSAFVQNASHEFRTPLTIMQTNLYLLERLTDPLKRQQKRAQIEQQIVGITRLVDMLAEVVRLDSHAPFTFQPTDLDVLLSDVVVTLAQRVAASRLTLQLMAAPDLPLAPVDADRLRVALRELLDNALRFTPAGGRVALRSARVAGGVTIEVQDSGPGIPSEMQPYIFDRFYRQDISHSTPGFGLGLPIARLIVERHGGRLEMESQPGEGSLFRIVLPL, from the coding sequence TTGCTCCAGGAATCGCAGATCGTCGCCAATCTGGGCAGCTACCTCCTGGACATCGCCAGCGGCCTGTGGACCAGCTCGGAGGTGCTCGACACCATCTTCGGCATCGAAAAGGCCTATCAGCGTTCTGTCAGCGGATGGGTGGCGCTGATTCATCCTGAAGATCGCCAAGCGGTGAGCGATTATTTCATGCACGAAGTCATTGAAAAGCGCGCCTACTTCGACCGCACATACCGCATCATCAGGCAAAACGACGGCGCGCCGCGTTGGGTGCATGGCCTGGGCAAGCTCGAATTCGATGCTGAGAGCCGGCCGGTCGTCATGTACGGCACCATTCAGGATATCACGGAGCGCAAGCAAGCCGAACAACGTGCGTTCGAGCTGGCGCTGGAGCGCGAACGCATTGCGCTGCTTAGCGCATTCGTTCAGAACGCGTCGCATGAATTCCGCACGCCGTTGACCATCATGCAGACCAACCTCTATCTGCTGGAGCGGCTGACCGATCCGCTGAAACGCCAGCAGAAGCGGGCGCAGATCGAGCAGCAGATCGTCGGCATCACCCGGCTGGTGGACATGTTGGCCGAGGTAGTCCGGCTGGACAGCCACGCGCCCTTCACATTCCAGCCAACCGACCTGGACGTGCTGCTCAGCGATGTGGTGGTTACGCTGGCGCAGCGGGTTGCCGCCAGCCGGCTGACCCTGCAGCTAATGGCAGCGCCTGATCTACCGCTTGCTCCGGTGGATGCCGACCGGCTGCGCGTGGCGCTGCGCGAGCTGTTGGACAACGCGCTGCGCTTTACGCCGGCCGGGGGGCGTGTGGCGCTGCGCAGCGCGCGCGTGGCGGGCGGCGTGACGATCGAAGTGCAGGATAGCGGGCCAGGCATCCCGTCAGAAATGCAGCCGTATATCTTCGATCGTTTTTATCGGCAAGACATCAGCCACTCCACACCGGGCTTTGGGCTGGGGCTGCCTATTGCGCGCCTCATCGTCGAGCGCCACGGCGGCCGGCTGGAAATGGAAAGCCAACCCGGAGAAGGCAGCCTCTTTCGCATCGTGCTGCCGCTGTGA
- a CDS encoding response regulator yields MNDCSPPWPAQVATALERLRLWQQTQEQARRVQQIVDTMPEGVLLLDAQERVVLANPTAGRDLATLAGAAVGDIITRLGDLPLTELLLPATRGPWRETSAHDRTFQMIARPIGDTSEPAAWVLVINDVTYERERQRYRQAQERLASVGQMAAGIAHDFNNIMGAIVLYSELLGKAQELTERSKHYLGVIRQQADHAANLIRQILDFSRRAPMERAPLDLLSLTKEMVKLLERTLPESIRLAVKYDQREVIVHGDPTRLQQVLMNLALNARDAMPDGGQLTFSLTTLTLAPGQTPPLPDLGPGRWGCLTVSDSGAGIAPEHLAHIFEPFFTTKGAGQGTGLGLAQVYGIVKQHDGAIDVSSQPGAGAAFTIYLPHVNIPAPTEARGVTVATLPSGTETILLVEDNVATREAIGESLTGLGYRVLPAATGAEALALFDAQGQGIDLVLSDLVMPEMGGLELFRRLRPRPLAPKLLIMTGHAPEGSTYSELCQAGIPWLLKPFTMADLTVKLRAVLDRQPPAGDTRGTQG; encoded by the coding sequence ATGAACGACTGCTCTCCACCCTGGCCGGCCCAGGTGGCCACCGCGCTCGAACGTCTGCGTCTGTGGCAGCAGACGCAGGAGCAGGCGCGCCGCGTGCAGCAGATCGTGGACACGATGCCGGAGGGGGTGCTGCTGCTCGACGCGCAGGAGCGGGTGGTGCTGGCTAACCCGACGGCTGGCCGCGATCTGGCTACCCTGGCCGGGGCCGCGGTCGGCGACATCATCACCCGCCTGGGCGATCTGCCGTTGACGGAACTGCTGCTGCCGGCGACGCGCGGCCCCTGGCGCGAAACCAGCGCCCATGACCGCACCTTCCAGATGATCGCCCGGCCGATTGGCGACACGTCTGAGCCTGCCGCTTGGGTCCTGGTGATCAACGACGTGACCTACGAGCGCGAGCGGCAGCGCTATCGCCAGGCCCAGGAGCGGCTGGCCAGCGTCGGCCAGATGGCGGCCGGCATCGCGCACGATTTCAACAACATCATGGGCGCGATTGTGCTCTACAGTGAACTGCTCGGCAAGGCCCAGGAACTGACGGAGCGATCGAAGCACTACCTGGGCGTGATTCGCCAGCAGGCCGACCACGCCGCCAACCTGATCCGCCAGATTCTCGATTTCAGCCGGCGCGCGCCCATGGAACGCGCCCCGCTCGACCTGCTGTCGTTGACCAAGGAGATGGTCAAGCTGCTGGAACGGACGCTGCCCGAAAGCATCCGGCTGGCCGTCAAGTACGATCAGCGTGAGGTCATCGTACATGGCGACCCCACGCGGCTGCAGCAGGTGCTGATGAACCTGGCCTTGAATGCCCGCGACGCCATGCCGGACGGCGGCCAACTCACCTTCAGCCTGACCACCCTGACGCTGGCGCCGGGCCAAACGCCCCCCCTGCCCGACCTGGGGCCGGGGCGCTGGGGGTGTCTGACGGTGAGCGATAGCGGCGCCGGCATTGCCCCGGAGCATCTGGCGCACATCTTCGAGCCGTTCTTCACCACCAAGGGCGCGGGTCAGGGCACCGGGTTGGGGCTGGCGCAGGTCTACGGCATCGTCAAGCAGCACGACGGCGCGATAGATGTCAGCAGCCAACCAGGCGCCGGCGCCGCCTTCACGATCTATTTGCCGCATGTCAACATCCCGGCGCCGACGGAAGCCCGGGGTGTTACAGTCGCCACGCTGCCAAGCGGTACGGAGACCATCCTGCTGGTGGAGGACAATGTGGCCACGCGTGAGGCGATTGGCGAGTCGCTGACCGGGCTTGGCTATCGCGTGTTGCCGGCGGCCACGGGCGCCGAGGCGTTGGCCCTGTTCGACGCCCAGGGTCAGGGCATTGACCTGGTTCTGAGCGACCTGGTGATGCCGGAGATGGGCGGACTGGAACTCTTCCGGCGACTGCGACCACGGCCGTTGGCGCCCAAGCTGTTGATCATGACCGGCCATGCGCCGGAGGGCAGCACCTACAGCGAACTGTGCCAGGCCGGCATCCCCTGGCTGCTCAAACCATTCACCATGGCCGACCTGACCGTCAAACTGCGCGCCGTGTTGGATCGTCAGCCACCGGCGGGCGACACAAGGGGGACACAAGGATGA
- a CDS encoding transglutaminase domain-containing protein: MDRLLIWLFRHLRPRSGWLLPFLAVLLALLLPAAIHAARWTPQRDPLGSLAFVALLAGWWLSQRRWRAASLLLTGGLLGLLAVANAVGALLPSFWRVLWDVARSLAWSWQRWQGAPLPDDLWWPLFTETAWRVQGFVVGLGAADASNTSFRLLLAAFVWAIHAWLGYWLLRPDGSRAWLALLPVGLALATNAFFAERQALFVGGYLALLLILLAVVHVRAQVRGWEQHGSDYATELAFDQGMAATLILFVALTLATVAPSLTLAPVQRAFWEVAARPWQAVAARVRATFPGIIRPAYSPLAGTAPASGLPRQDLLGTGPDLVENKLFRIAISDYQTENWSPYWKEATFARYTGRGWQLEPAARLTTREMAGGQPWRALATQGETGQGAQIVVRQAVEWLQGEGQLVLAAGEPRQVSAAYRAIFRQADDLVGLELLTPQRRVAVLSVMPVYDIEKLRIVNNYYNNFDIYQQLPEMLPARVRDLARTVTAGATNPYDQASQIETYLRTLTYDLKVPLVAADRDLVDAFLFDLRRGYCDYFASAFVVMARSVGLPARLAVGYASGQTVAPGVWVVSAADAHSWPEVYFEGVGWVPFEPTPARPMPAPLRAPLSVASTPTQSANAQPFAAAWWVGSLALLLAGAFWLLLRANRPPLTVSEMNERMMQWGGHAGYRPAPGTTLREFEQGLSAHLQHRNRGRAGDALTDLSAVMHHVSQACEAGLYGGPEAALTPAQLRTLWQRWRRTRWLRWQMRRLPKFLH, translated from the coding sequence GTGGACCGACTCCTCATCTGGCTGTTTCGCCACCTGCGCCCGCGCAGCGGCTGGCTGCTGCCGTTCCTGGCCGTTTTGCTGGCGCTGCTGCTGCCCGCGGCCATCCACGCGGCCCGCTGGACGCCGCAGCGCGACCCGCTGGGCAGTCTGGCGTTCGTGGCACTGCTGGCGGGCTGGTGGTTGAGCCAACGTCGCTGGCGCGCCGCATCTTTGCTGCTGACCGGCGGCCTGCTGGGCCTGCTGGCGGTCGCCAACGCCGTGGGCGCTTTGCTGCCCTCTTTCTGGCGGGTGTTGTGGGATGTCGCCCGCTCCCTGGCCTGGAGTTGGCAGCGTTGGCAAGGCGCACCCTTGCCTGACGACTTGTGGTGGCCGCTGTTTACCGAAACCGCCTGGCGCGTGCAGGGTTTTGTAGTCGGACTGGGCGCCGCAGATGCCAGCAACACGAGCTTTCGCCTGCTGCTGGCTGCGTTCGTCTGGGCAATCCATGCCTGGCTTGGCTACTGGCTCTTGCGGCCCGACGGCTCGCGGGCCTGGCTGGCCCTGCTGCCGGTCGGCCTGGCGCTGGCCACCAACGCCTTCTTTGCCGAGCGCCAGGCCCTCTTCGTGGGCGGGTACCTGGCCCTGCTGCTGATCCTGCTGGCGGTGGTGCATGTGCGTGCGCAGGTGCGGGGCTGGGAGCAGCACGGCAGCGATTATGCCACCGAGTTGGCGTTCGACCAGGGCATGGCCGCGACCCTGATCCTGTTCGTCGCGCTGACGCTTGCCACCGTGGCCCCGTCGCTGACCCTGGCGCCTGTGCAGCGCGCCTTCTGGGAGGTGGCCGCGCGACCGTGGCAGGCCGTCGCAGCCCGCGTGCGCGCCACCTTCCCCGGCATCATCCGCCCGGCGTACTCACCATTGGCCGGCACAGCCCCTGCCAGCGGCCTGCCGCGCCAGGATTTGCTGGGCACAGGCCCCGATTTGGTCGAAAACAAGTTGTTTCGCATAGCCATAAGTGACTATCAAACGGAGAATTGGTCGCCGTACTGGAAAGAAGCCACGTTTGCGCGCTACACCGGACGTGGCTGGCAACTGGAGCCGGCCGCACGCCTGACAACGCGTGAGATGGCCGGGGGTCAGCCCTGGCGTGCTCTGGCGACCCAGGGCGAGACGGGGCAGGGCGCGCAGATTGTCGTACGCCAGGCCGTGGAGTGGCTGCAAGGGGAGGGGCAGTTAGTGCTGGCCGCCGGGGAGCCGCGGCAGGTCAGCGCGGCCTATCGCGCCATCTTTCGCCAGGCGGACGACCTGGTCGGGCTGGAACTGCTGACCCCGCAGCGACGGGTGGCCGTGCTGAGTGTGATGCCGGTGTATGACATCGAGAAACTTCGCATAGTCAATAACTATTATAATAATTTCGATATTTATCAACAACTACCAGAGATGCTGCCGGCACGCGTTCGGGACTTGGCGCGCACGGTGACGGCGGGTGCAACGAATCCATACGACCAGGCGAGCCAGATCGAGACCTATCTGCGCACGTTGACCTATGATCTCAAGGTACCCCTGGTCGCGGCTGATCGTGACCTGGTGGATGCTTTTCTGTTCGATCTACGGCGGGGCTATTGCGACTATTTTGCCAGCGCCTTTGTGGTGATGGCGCGCAGCGTGGGGTTGCCCGCCCGTCTGGCCGTGGGCTACGCCAGCGGTCAGACCGTGGCGCCTGGTGTCTGGGTGGTCAGCGCGGCCGACGCCCATTCCTGGCCGGAGGTTTACTTCGAGGGGGTAGGGTGGGTGCCCTTCGAACCGACGCCGGCCCGGCCCATGCCTGCGCCGTTACGCGCGCCGCTGAGTGTGGCATCAACGCCCACGCAGAGCGCCAACGCTCAGCCCTTTGCCGCCGCCTGGTGGGTTGGCAGCCTCGCGCTTCTCCTCGCGGGAGCTTTCTGGCTGCTACTGCGCGCCAACAGGCCGCCGCTGACCGTCAGTGAGATGAACGAGCGCATGATGCAGTGGGGCGGGCACGCGGGCTACCGGCCGGCGCCAGGCACGACGCTGCGCGAGTTCGAGCAGGGTCTGAGCGCCCATTTGCAGCATCGGAACCGCGGACGAGCAGGTGACGCGCTGACGGATCTGAGCGCCGTCATGCATCACGTCAGCCAGGCCTGTGAGGCTGGCCTGTACGGCGGGCCAGAGGCTGCTCTGACCCCTGCGCAACTGCGTACCCTGTGGCAACGCTGGCGCCGCACTCGGTGGCTGCGCTGGCAAATGCGCAGACTTCCAAAGTTTCTTCACTGA
- a CDS encoding PAS domain S-box protein, which yields MKPRKRQIAPGDPSSAELSARPRNLRTAARMAAGQARLTQLEAENAELRRAQADLTAERDGVLAVLNQQRAVEPAAVQESERELKAIFELLPVGISILDAERRVVFANSALVDIMGLSNEGLQAGQYRRWLYLRPDGTPMPAEEYASAQAIRAQRAVFDVETGVVRTDGRVAWTAVSAAPVALSSWKVVLVVRDITAQREAQEALRASEQRFRALYAAAQRRERERELLDQVRIVLFHELDLAQVVRKVVEAIAGTFGYAQVSLYLLQGDTLWLQHQVGYTTVIPAIPITQGVSGRVVRSRQPCLVTDVHADADFVGAIAGIVSEVCVPLLDEDRVMGTLNIESTGDVILTQADLELMTALGEHVSLAITRARLYTQVRESEERFRTLIADLHVGVLLQGPASEILLYNQQALDLLGLTESQLLGKTSLDADWDVIHEDGSPFPGPTHPVPRAIASRRPVNDVLMGVFRLNTQSRIWLLVNANPQLHPDGSVRQVICTFMDVTAQTRGGCPAPE from the coding sequence ATGAAGCCACGAAAGAGACAGATTGCCCCGGGTGACCCGTCATCAGCGGAACTGTCAGCTCGCCCCAGGAACTTGCGCACCGCGGCGCGGATGGCCGCGGGCCAGGCCCGGTTGACCCAATTGGAGGCGGAGAACGCCGAGCTGCGCCGTGCGCAGGCGGACTTGACCGCCGAGCGCGACGGGGTTCTGGCTGTGCTCAACCAGCAGCGCGCGGTGGAGCCGGCAGCCGTACAGGAGAGCGAAAGAGAGCTCAAGGCGATCTTCGAACTGTTGCCGGTGGGGATTTCGATCCTGGATGCGGAGCGCCGCGTCGTTTTCGCCAATTCGGCCCTGGTGGACATCATGGGCCTGTCAAACGAGGGGCTGCAGGCCGGTCAATACCGGCGCTGGCTCTATCTCAGACCCGACGGGACACCCATGCCGGCAGAGGAGTACGCCAGCGCCCAGGCGATTCGCGCCCAACGAGCGGTGTTCGATGTCGAAACCGGGGTGGTGCGCACCGATGGCCGTGTGGCTTGGACCGCGGTCAGCGCGGCGCCGGTTGCCCTGTCCAGCTGGAAGGTGGTTTTGGTCGTGCGCGATATCACCGCGCAAAGGGAGGCGCAGGAGGCCCTACGCGCCAGCGAGCAGCGCTTCCGAGCGCTCTACGCGGCCGCTCAACGGCGCGAACGAGAACGCGAACTACTGGATCAGGTGCGGATCGTGCTGTTTCACGAGCTGGACCTGGCGCAAGTCGTGCGCAAGGTGGTCGAAGCCATTGCCGGGACGTTCGGTTATGCCCAGGTCAGCCTCTACCTGCTGCAGGGCGACACCCTGTGGCTGCAACACCAGGTGGGCTATACGACTGTCATTCCCGCAATCCCCATCACGCAGGGCGTTTCAGGACGCGTGGTGCGCAGCCGGCAGCCATGCCTGGTGACCGATGTCCATGCCGATGCAGATTTCGTGGGCGCCATCGCCGGCATCGTCTCCGAAGTGTGCGTCCCCCTGCTCGACGAAGACCGGGTCATGGGCACGCTGAATATCGAGAGCACCGGCGACGTCATCCTCACACAGGCGGACCTTGAATTGATGACGGCCCTGGGTGAGCATGTCAGTCTCGCGATTACCCGCGCTCGCCTGTACACCCAGGTGCGCGAAAGTGAGGAACGCTTCCGCACGTTGATCGCAGATCTGCACGTGGGTGTGCTGCTGCAAGGGCCGGCGAGCGAAATCCTGTTGTATAACCAGCAGGCGCTCGATCTGCTGGGGCTGACGGAAAGCCAGTTGCTGGGCAAGACCTCGCTCGATGCTGATTGGGATGTCATCCACGAAGATGGTTCGCCCTTCCCCGGCCCCACACACCCGGTGCCGCGGGCCATCGCCAGCCGGCGTCCCGTCAACGACGTGTTGATGGGAGTCTTCCGGCTCAACACACAGAGCCGGATCTGGCTGCTGGTCAATGCGAACCCCCAGTTGCACCCGGATGGCAGCGTACGCCAGGTCATCTGCACGTTCATGGATGTGACCGCGCAAACACGCGGAGGATGCCCTGCGCCAGAGTGA
- a CDS encoding alpha/beta hydrolase, which translates to MPTIAVNNVRLRYETWGDGPPLVMLHGLGSCADDWVYQLPDLGRHFRCLPLDLRGHGLSDKPPGPYSMAQFAADVSGLLHTLDIGPAHVLGLSLGGMVAQQLALARPDLVRSLVLINTMPGPWPPTRDVLRTATRRLRALRGPAADMSATATLIARTLFPQEDQRLLHTYTVQRMAANDPHAYRHSLRAITRFWPGRALRRITCPVLILAGTLDTVVPMVYKERLRRLLPQASFVTIANSRHASNLDQPDVVNQAILNFLLPLKDQHVNRK; encoded by the coding sequence ATGCCAACTATCGCTGTAAACAACGTCCGCCTGCGTTACGAAACCTGGGGCGACGGCCCACCCCTGGTCATGCTGCACGGCCTCGGCTCCTGCGCCGATGACTGGGTTTATCAACTGCCCGACCTGGGGCGCCATTTTCGCTGTCTGCCGCTCGACCTGCGCGGGCATGGCCTATCGGATAAACCGCCTGGGCCGTACAGCATGGCGCAGTTTGCCGCCGATGTCAGCGGATTACTGCACACGCTCGACATTGGCCCGGCTCATGTGCTCGGCTTGAGCCTGGGCGGCATGGTTGCGCAGCAGTTGGCCCTGGCCCGGCCTGACCTGGTGCGCAGCCTGGTGCTGATCAACACCATGCCCGGCCCCTGGCCCCCCACGCGTGATGTGCTGCGCACGGCCACGCGCCGCCTGCGTGCGCTGCGCGGACCCGCCGCGGACATGAGCGCGACCGCCACCCTGATTGCGCGCACGCTCTTTCCGCAGGAGGATCAGCGCCTGCTCCACACCTACACCGTGCAACGTATGGCCGCCAACGATCCACACGCCTATCGCCACAGCCTGCGGGCCATCACCCGCTTCTGGCCTGGCCGCGCCTTGCGCCGCATCACCTGCCCGGTGCTGATTCTGGCCGGCACACTCGACACCGTGGTGCCCATGGTCTATAAAGAACGCCTGCGCCGTCTCCTGCCGCAGGCCAGCTTCGTGACTATTGCCAACTCGCGCCATGCCAGCAACCTCGATCAGCCGGACGTCGTCAACCAGGCCATTCTCAACTTCCTGCTCCCGCTCAAGGACCAGCATGTCAACCGCAAGTAA